Proteins found in one Corynebacterium freneyi genomic segment:
- a CDS encoding P1 family peptidase, with product MTGGGVDVASASFGGRLTTGPAASPSRLPGVSVGHASAADTGVTVVACPEGAVAAVDVRGGGPGTRETDLLEPRNTVRQAHAVVLSGGSAFGLAAADGVMRGLADRGHGFPVTDEFPDVRVPIVPAAVIFDLLLGRRDVPDAELGRKALDAALADGDSGDPGEPGDDSGVESGCVGAGTGAMAGALKGGVGQASVTLADGATVAAIVVANPMGAVAGPDGRLWSDPGRGAIPDEALAALGEKFVGLTKVPVAADDGAGSLNTTIGCIVTDAALTQDQAQRLAMAGHDGMARAIRPAHLPMDGDTLFCLATGTFSRADTAEEKTPVGPETLALLAAAAADAVEHAIVDAVVSARSRAGVPSFGDLIGVSGISGVSDGSDDRPERTRPQ from the coding sequence ATGACGGGCGGCGGTGTCGACGTGGCGTCGGCGTCGTTCGGGGGTCGCTTGACGACGGGGCCGGCCGCCTCGCCGTCGCGTCTGCCGGGCGTTTCCGTCGGTCACGCGTCCGCCGCGGACACCGGCGTGACGGTGGTGGCGTGCCCGGAGGGTGCGGTGGCGGCGGTGGACGTGCGGGGCGGTGGCCCGGGGACGCGGGAGACCGATCTGCTGGAGCCGCGCAACACGGTGCGGCAGGCCCATGCGGTGGTGTTGTCGGGCGGGTCGGCGTTTGGCCTTGCCGCGGCGGACGGGGTGATGAGGGGCCTGGCCGACCGCGGCCACGGGTTCCCCGTCACCGACGAGTTTCCAGACGTCCGCGTGCCCATCGTGCCGGCCGCCGTCATCTTCGACCTGCTGCTCGGCCGGCGCGACGTGCCCGATGCGGAGTTGGGGAGGAAGGCGCTGGATGCTGCCCTGGCCGACGGCGACTCCGGTGACCCCGGCGAGCCCGGCGATGATTCGGGCGTCGAGTCCGGGTGCGTCGGCGCGGGCACGGGGGCGATGGCCGGTGCGCTCAAGGGCGGCGTCGGCCAGGCGTCGGTGACGCTCGCCGATGGTGCGACGGTGGCCGCCATCGTCGTGGCCAACCCGATGGGCGCGGTCGCCGGGCCCGACGGGCGGCTGTGGTCGGATCCCGGCCGCGGTGCCATCCCGGATGAAGCGTTGGCCGCACTGGGCGAGAAGTTCGTCGGCCTGACGAAGGTGCCGGTGGCCGCCGACGACGGGGCCGGGTCGCTCAACACGACCATCGGCTGCATCGTCACCGACGCGGCATTGACGCAGGACCAGGCGCAGCGGTTGGCGATGGCCGGCCACGACGGCATGGCCCGCGCCATCCGCCCCGCCCACCTGCCCATGGACGGCGACACCCTGTTCTGCTTGGCGACGGGAACGTTCAGCAGGGCAGACACGGCGGAGGAGAAGACGCCCGTGGGCCCCGAGACTCTGGCCCTGCTCGCCGCCGCGGCCGCCGACGCCGTCGAGCACGCCATCGTCGACGCCGTGGTTTCCGCGCGGTCGCGCGCCGGAGTGCCGTCGTTCGGCGACCTCATCGGTGTCTCCGGTATCTCCGGCGTCTCCGATGGTTCCGACGACCGACCCGAGAGGACCCGACCCCAGTGA
- a CDS encoding DUF2017 domain-containing protein, which yields MRPWKRKRGMLRGGARYVTVLEPAERALLGELSATVADALIARAQSAPKDELSELTGMPSGHAEAPEDPRLARLLPDFAAEGDESVEGENQLMRQLHESDIVKDKLTDLRSIIEALEPADNGHVSLTEEQANQWIAAINSLRLYLHATLEGHDGPIVKAEETDAMYQWLSYNQESLVQELMRE from the coding sequence ATGCGCCCCTGGAAGAGGAAGCGGGGGATGCTGCGAGGCGGCGCCCGGTATGTCACGGTCCTGGAGCCGGCGGAGCGGGCGTTGCTGGGGGAGCTGTCCGCCACCGTCGCCGATGCGTTGATCGCGCGGGCGCAGTCGGCGCCGAAGGATGAGCTGTCGGAGCTGACGGGCATGCCGTCGGGGCATGCGGAGGCGCCGGAGGATCCGCGGTTGGCGCGGCTGCTGCCGGATTTCGCCGCGGAGGGCGACGAGTCGGTGGAGGGCGAGAACCAGCTGATGCGCCAGCTGCACGAGTCGGACATCGTCAAGGACAAGTTGACGGATCTGCGGTCGATCATCGAGGCGTTGGAGCCGGCGGACAACGGCCACGTGTCGTTGACGGAGGAGCAGGCGAATCAGTGGATCGCGGCGATCAACAGCCTGCGCCTGTACCTGCATGCGACGTTGGAGGGCCATGACGGTCCGATCGTCAAGGCGGAGGAGACCGACGCGATGTACCAGTGGCTCAGCTACAACCAGGAGTCGTTGGTGCAGGAGTTGATGCGGGAATGA
- a CDS encoding MBL fold metallo-hydrolase — MKVTVLGCTGSMCGPDAAASGFLVESDDGAFVMDFGPGVLGELQKYRDPAELDIVLSHLHADHCLDIPGLLVWRRFHPTKPSAHRNLLWGPADSHDRLGHASADTGDGFDDLSDTFDFRTIAERVPFELAGLTVEAYPMLHPIEAWGFRITGPNGVVAYTGDTGWTDAVIDLARDADVFICEATWCGDGDDAPADMHMSGAEAGRAARLAGAGTLVLTHIPPYGDPDAALAAARAEFDGPVELARPGMVIEP; from the coding sequence ATGAAAGTGACGGTTCTGGGATGCACGGGCAGCATGTGCGGCCCCGATGCGGCAGCCTCCGGATTTCTCGTCGAATCCGACGATGGGGCGTTCGTCATGGACTTCGGGCCCGGCGTGCTCGGGGAACTGCAGAAATACCGCGACCCCGCCGAGCTGGACATCGTGCTGTCGCACCTGCACGCCGACCACTGCCTGGACATCCCCGGGCTGCTCGTGTGGCGCCGCTTCCACCCGACCAAACCGTCCGCCCACCGCAACCTGCTGTGGGGCCCCGCCGACTCCCACGACCGCCTCGGCCACGCATCGGCCGACACCGGCGACGGCTTCGACGACCTCAGCGACACCTTCGACTTCCGCACCATCGCCGAGCGCGTCCCCTTCGAACTCGCCGGCCTGACCGTCGAGGCGTACCCGATGCTCCACCCCATCGAGGCGTGGGGCTTCCGCATCACCGGCCCCAACGGCGTCGTCGCCTACACCGGCGACACCGGCTGGACCGACGCGGTCATCGACCTGGCCCGCGACGCCGACGTGTTCATCTGCGAGGCGACCTGGTGCGGCGACGGCGACGACGCGCCCGCCGACATGCACATGTCCGGCGCCGAAGCCGGCCGCGCCGCGAGGCTGGCGGGGGCGGGCACGCTCGTGCTCACCCACATCCCGCCCTACGGCGACCCCGACGCCGCGCTGGCCGCCGCCCGCGCCGAATTCGACGGGCCCGTGGAACTCGCCCGCCCCGGGATGGTCATCGAACCGTAG
- the rph gene encoding ribonuclease PH translates to MTSDFTRADGRAGDEMRKVSITRGFTDNPAGSVLVCFGNTRVMCTASVEQSVPRFKRDSGEGWLTAEYSMLPAATHERMPRESMRGKVKGRTHEISRLVGRALRAAVDLSQLGENTINIDCDVLQADGGTRTAAITGAYVALADALTYLHAAGAVPGAPLKAPVAAVSVGVIDGRVCLDLPYEEDSRADVDLNVVMTAEGKYVEIQGTGEAATFDRDELDAMLDVAGKGLRELIELQQEVLRAPYPGELPDGRVEV, encoded by the coding sequence ATGACTTCTGATTTCACCCGCGCCGACGGTCGCGCCGGCGACGAGATGCGCAAGGTTTCCATCACCCGCGGCTTCACCGACAACCCTGCGGGATCGGTGCTGGTGTGCTTCGGCAACACCCGCGTGATGTGCACCGCCTCCGTGGAACAGTCCGTGCCCCGCTTCAAGCGCGATTCCGGCGAGGGCTGGCTGACCGCCGAGTACTCGATGCTGCCGGCCGCCACCCACGAGCGCATGCCGCGCGAGTCGATGCGCGGGAAGGTCAAGGGCCGAACCCACGAGATTTCCCGCCTGGTCGGCCGTGCCCTGCGTGCCGCGGTGGACCTGAGCCAGCTCGGCGAGAACACCATCAACATCGACTGCGACGTGCTGCAGGCCGACGGCGGCACCCGCACCGCCGCGATCACCGGCGCCTACGTCGCCTTGGCCGATGCCCTGACGTACCTCCACGCCGCCGGTGCGGTGCCGGGTGCGCCGCTGAAGGCGCCGGTCGCCGCGGTGTCGGTCGGCGTCATCGACGGCCGGGTGTGCCTGGACCTGCCGTACGAGGAGGACTCCCGCGCCGACGTCGACCTCAACGTGGTGATGACCGCCGAGGGCAAGTACGTGGAGATCCAGGGCACCGGCGAGGCCGCCACCTTCGACCGCGACGAGCTCGATGCGATGCTCGACGTCGCGGGCAAGGGTCTGCGCGAGCTCATCGAGCTGCAGCAGGAGGTTCTGCGGGCCCCGTACCCGGGTGAGCTTCCCGACGGCCGCGTGGAGGTGTAG
- a CDS encoding non-canonical purine NTP pyrophosphatase has product MKLLVATRNRKKLEELSRLLEGAGVEGVELLSIDDVDPYPERPEDGRTFEDNALIKAHDGADATGLPCLADDSGLSVDELNGMPGVLSARWSGGHGDDAANNELLLGQLRDIPENRRGASFVSSVVMVVPGAGEVGDGVAPDSGDGDLVLSFHGEWRGRVLTAPRGDGGFGYDPLFVPREEDTRVKAGRDLDTAGDRPRTAAELPPEEKDAISHRGRALRQLVPALADLAKSLP; this is encoded by the coding sequence ATGAAGCTACTGGTCGCCACCCGCAACAGGAAAAAGCTGGAAGAACTCTCCCGGCTGCTCGAAGGCGCCGGCGTCGAAGGCGTCGAACTGCTGTCGATCGACGACGTCGACCCATACCCGGAACGGCCCGAAGACGGGCGCACCTTCGAGGACAACGCGCTGATCAAGGCCCACGACGGCGCCGACGCCACCGGCCTTCCCTGCCTCGCCGACGACTCCGGCCTTTCCGTCGACGAACTCAACGGCATGCCCGGCGTCCTCTCCGCCCGCTGGTCCGGCGGCCACGGCGACGACGCCGCCAACAACGAACTGCTGCTCGGCCAGCTGCGCGACATCCCCGAAAACCGCCGCGGCGCGTCCTTCGTGTCCTCCGTCGTGATGGTCGTCCCCGGCGCCGGAGAAGTCGGCGACGGCGTCGCCCCGGACTCCGGCGACGGCGACCTGGTCCTGTCCTTCCACGGCGAATGGCGCGGCCGAGTCCTCACGGCACCCCGCGGCGACGGCGGCTTCGGCTACGACCCCCTGTTCGTCCCCCGCGAAGAAGACACCCGCGTCAAGGCGGGCCGCGACCTGGACACCGCCGGCGACCGCCCCCGCACCGCGGCGGAACTGCCGCCGGAGGAAAAGGACGCCATCAGCCACCGCGGCCGCGCACTGCGCCAGCTCGTCCCCGCGCTCGCCGACCTGGCGAAGTCCCTGCCCTGA
- a CDS encoding DUF3817 domain-containing protein, which yields MIHPDRRRRVQTALTAFSVTAYITGVMLLVLVAEMIYKYGILEDKNDAPSWFFFVAQVHGFAYMAFLIAIVNLGTKARWTPGKWIITALGGVVPFLSFIVERKRRDEVRAEFDLA from the coding sequence GTGATCCACCCGGATCGTCGGCGTCGCGTGCAGACCGCGCTGACGGCGTTTTCCGTCACCGCCTACATCACCGGCGTGATGCTGTTGGTGCTGGTGGCGGAGATGATCTACAAGTACGGGATCCTGGAGGACAAGAACGACGCTCCGTCGTGGTTCTTCTTCGTGGCGCAGGTCCACGGTTTCGCCTACATGGCGTTTCTCATCGCGATCGTCAACTTGGGCACGAAGGCGCGGTGGACGCCGGGCAAGTGGATCATCACGGCGTTGGGCGGCGTGGTGCCGTTCCTGTCGTTCATCGTCGAGCGCAAGCGCCGCGACGAGGTCAGGGCCGAGTTCGATTTGGCCTAG
- the murI gene encoding glutamate racemase, whose protein sequence is MDDGQLEVDRTAPIGVFDSGVGGLTVARAIVDQLPHESMIYVGDTANGPYGPLRIADVRRHSEAIADDLVERGCKMIVIACNTASAAFLRDARERYPIPVIEVILPAVRRAVSATRNGRVGVIGTTATIRSRAYQDLFDAVPGVEVSATDCPRFVDFVERGITSGRQILGLAEGYLAPLQADGVDTLVLGCTHYPLLSGIVQLAMGDDVTLVSSAEETAKDVLRTLTTLDLLADPATDPPPTRVFESTGDPEMFQKLATRFLGPAITDVNPHIGH, encoded by the coding sequence ATGGACGACGGCCAACTCGAAGTCGACCGCACCGCGCCGATCGGCGTCTTCGACTCCGGCGTCGGCGGACTCACCGTCGCACGCGCCATCGTCGACCAGCTGCCCCACGAATCCATGATCTACGTCGGAGACACCGCCAACGGCCCCTACGGCCCCCTGCGCATCGCCGACGTGCGACGGCACTCCGAAGCCATCGCCGACGACCTCGTCGAGCGCGGCTGCAAGATGATCGTCATCGCCTGCAACACAGCCTCCGCCGCCTTCCTCCGCGACGCCCGCGAGCGATACCCCATCCCCGTCATCGAAGTGATCCTGCCCGCAGTGCGCCGCGCGGTCTCCGCCACCCGCAACGGCCGCGTCGGCGTCATCGGCACCACCGCCACCATCCGCTCCCGCGCCTACCAGGACCTCTTCGACGCCGTGCCCGGCGTCGAGGTCTCCGCCACCGACTGCCCCCGATTCGTCGACTTCGTCGAACGCGGCATCACCTCCGGGAGGCAGATCCTCGGGCTGGCCGAGGGCTACCTGGCGCCCCTGCAGGCCGACGGCGTCGACACCCTCGTCCTCGGCTGCACCCACTACCCCCTCCTGTCCGGCATCGTGCAGCTGGCCATGGGCGACGACGTCACCCTCGTCTCCTCCGCCGAAGAAACCGCCAAGGACGTGCTGCGGACCCTGACCACGCTCGACCTGCTCGCCGACCCCGCCACCGACCCGCCGCCCACCCGCGTCTTCGAATCCACCGGCGACCCCGAGATGTTCCAGAAGCTCGCCACCCGCTTCCTCGGGCCCGCCATCACCGACGTCAACCCCCACATCGGGCACTGA
- a CDS encoding rhomboid family intramembrane serine protease — MAPKTSDGGLGPALGTGIAFTVVTWVTFFVNEIFFRGGLNDLLGLRPLDTHGLWGILFAPFLHHDLQHLMANSVPAALFAALIAFTSKRLWWQVTAIVMVVSGVATWFIGGVGTAHIGASGLVYGWLAFLIVRGFYNRSPGQILLGMILGFGYSGLLWGMLPTEVGVSWQMHLFGAIGGIIAAAKLKRGRATR, encoded by the coding sequence GTGGCGCCGAAGACGTCCGACGGCGGTCTCGGCCCGGCGCTGGGCACGGGCATCGCGTTCACCGTCGTGACGTGGGTGACGTTCTTCGTCAACGAGATCTTCTTCCGCGGCGGCCTCAACGACCTGCTCGGGCTGCGGCCCCTGGACACCCACGGGTTGTGGGGCATCCTCTTCGCGCCGTTCCTCCACCACGACCTGCAGCACCTCATGGCCAACTCCGTTCCGGCCGCGCTGTTCGCCGCGCTCATCGCGTTCACGTCGAAACGGCTGTGGTGGCAGGTCACGGCCATCGTCATGGTGGTGTCCGGCGTGGCCACGTGGTTCATCGGCGGCGTCGGCACCGCACACATCGGCGCATCCGGGCTGGTCTACGGATGGCTGGCGTTCCTCATCGTCCGCGGCTTCTACAACCGTTCGCCGGGCCAGATCCTGCTGGGCATGATCCTCGGCTTCGGCTACTCCGGCCTGCTGTGGGGAATGCTGCCCACCGAAGTCGGCGTGAGCTGGCAAATGCACCTCTTCGGCGCCATCGGCGGCATCATCGCAGCCGCCAAACTCAAGCGCGGAAGGGCGACCCGATGA
- a CDS encoding inorganic phosphate transporter, whose protein sequence is MSTKTAIQMEPTGVKRGGDLPWHLAFGALLGITLIVFILWSRGYVGGTDNLIILITAIVFALFMAFNIGGNDVANSFGTSVGAGTLTMKQALIVAAIFEVSGAVLAGGEVTDTVRSGIVDLDSIALVPMDFVFIMMSSLLGAALWLLVATRMGWPVSTTHSIVGGIVGGALTIGFVTDTGGWDMVQWDKIGQIAISWVLSPVLGGFVAWVLFRSIKKNILVYNERADQSLRELKTRRAEVRTEQKRAFERLDELQRISYTNAMARDAEVVSTHDYNPEDLESDYYRKLEDLNKEAEEVHAHKALETWVPLLASFGSVVIGSMMLFKGLSNLELNFSALTNGLILAMIAAVVWMSVFIFAKTLKKHALSKSTFLLFSWMQVFTASAFAFSHGSNDIANAIGPFVAVLDVLKTGEINSESAVPMAVMVAMGVALISGLWFIGRYVINTVGHGLTEMHPSSGFAAELSAAGVVMAASLLGLPVSSTHILIGAVLGVGIVNKAANWNLMKPIATAWVITLPAAAVVSAVGVLILRALFG, encoded by the coding sequence ATGTCGACCAAAACCGCAATACAAATGGAGCCCACCGGCGTCAAGCGTGGTGGGGACCTCCCCTGGCACCTGGCTTTCGGTGCGCTGCTGGGCATCACGCTCATCGTCTTCATCCTGTGGTCCCGCGGCTACGTCGGGGGCACCGACAACCTGATCATCCTGATCACCGCGATCGTCTTCGCGTTGTTCATGGCCTTCAACATCGGCGGCAACGACGTCGCCAACTCCTTCGGCACGTCCGTCGGCGCCGGCACGCTGACGATGAAGCAGGCGCTCATCGTCGCCGCGATCTTCGAGGTGTCCGGCGCCGTTCTCGCCGGCGGCGAGGTCACCGACACCGTTCGCTCCGGCATCGTCGACCTCGATTCCATCGCCCTGGTGCCCATGGACTTCGTGTTCATCATGATGTCGTCGCTGCTGGGTGCGGCGCTGTGGCTGCTCGTGGCCACGCGCATGGGCTGGCCCGTGTCGACGACCCACTCGATCGTCGGCGGCATCGTCGGTGGTGCGCTGACCATCGGCTTCGTCACCGACACCGGTGGCTGGGACATGGTCCAGTGGGACAAGATCGGCCAGATCGCCATTTCCTGGGTGCTGTCGCCGGTCCTCGGCGGCTTCGTCGCCTGGGTGCTGTTCCGGTCGATCAAGAAGAACATCCTGGTGTACAACGAGCGCGCCGACCAGTCGCTGCGCGAGCTGAAGACCCGACGCGCCGAGGTGCGCACCGAGCAGAAGCGCGCCTTCGAGCGTCTCGACGAGCTTCAGCGCATCTCCTACACCAATGCCATGGCCCGCGACGCCGAGGTCGTGTCCACGCACGACTACAACCCGGAGGACCTGGAGTCGGATTACTACCGCAAGCTCGAGGACCTCAACAAGGAGGCGGAGGAGGTCCACGCGCACAAGGCGCTGGAGACTTGGGTGCCGCTGCTGGCGTCCTTCGGTTCGGTGGTCATCGGTTCGATGATGCTGTTCAAGGGTCTGTCCAATCTCGAACTCAACTTCAGTGCGCTGACCAATGGCCTCATCCTCGCGATGATCGCCGCCGTGGTGTGGATGTCCGTGTTCATCTTCGCCAAGACCCTGAAGAAGCACGCGCTGTCGAAGTCGACCTTCCTGCTGTTCAGCTGGATGCAGGTGTTCACCGCCTCGGCGTTCGCGTTCTCCCACGGTTCGAATGACATCGCCAACGCGATCGGCCCGTTCGTGGCGGTGCTCGACGTGCTCAAGACCGGCGAGATCAACAGCGAATCCGCCGTTCCGATGGCCGTGATGGTCGCCATGGGCGTCGCCCTGATCTCCGGCCTGTGGTTCATCGGCCGCTACGTCATCAACACGGTCGGCCACGGCCTGACCGAGATGCACCCGTCGTCCGGCTTCGCCGCCGAGCTCTCCGCCGCCGGCGTGGTCATGGCCGCGTCGCTGCTGGGTCTGCCGGTCTCGTCGACCCACATCCTCATCGGCGCCGTCCTCGGCGTCGGCATCGTGAACAAGGCCGCCAACTGGAACCTGATGAAGCCCATCGCCACCGCGTGGGTCATCACGCTCCCCGCGGCCGCGGTGGTGTCCGCCGTCGGCGTGCTCATCCTGCGCGCCCTGTTCGGCTGA